DNA from Quercus lobata isolate SW786 chromosome 1, ValleyOak3.0 Primary Assembly, whole genome shotgun sequence:
GCATTCACGTGCAGCCACCTGATTTCCGCACAGTTCTCCTACTCTGTAGTTGGTAGGGAAtttgatcattaggtggtagGTTGAGGTTACGACCTTCCATGAATTGAGGGTGGGTCATCCAAGGATGGTATTGTAAGTAGACGAGCAGTCGACCACGAGGAATGTTACGTCTTTAGTGATCGGCTGAGGGTAGTCACCTACCGTTACTGACAATGTGAGTGCACCCAAGAGGAATACCCTTGTTCCTCCAAAACCAACGAGTGGTGCATTCGTCGGAATCAATTGCTCTCTATCAATCCTCATCTGCTAGAATGCTGGGTAGTATAGGATGTTTGCCGAGCTACCATTGTTGACCAACACCCGGTGCATGTTATATTCCCCTACTCGTATGCTAACGATAAAGGCATCGTCGTGCGGGTGGTGAAGACGTCAGGCATCTTCTTCCGAGAACGTGATGACGGGGTTGTCTATCCACGCCATCTTAGGTACTGAACCCGTCAGCTGGACGTTCTGAACCATCCTGAGGTAAGTCTTATGGGCTTTTTTGGACGACCTCGTAGTTGTTGTGCCTCTTATGATCATTCTTATATCTCCTATGGTTGGTCTGGGACGCTCATTATCCTATCAGGGGGCCTGCTCTTGGGGAGGCGGATCCGTTCTCTCCCTACTGACGAACTTCTGTAATTTCCTTTGCTTGATGAGGGCTTCGATCTACAATTTCAAGTTGTAGCAATCAGCTATGTCATGACCGTGGTCACAGTGAAAACGACAATATTTATCTTTAGATCGCTTATTGGGATCTTCCTTCAGCTTTCCAGGGGAGGTTAGAGCCCCCTCGTTCTTGATTTGCATTAGGACCTGGTCGATCAGGATAGTCAATGGGGTGAAGCTCGTGAACCTACCTGCCGGGGGCTTAGAGCGCTTGTCATCCCTTCATTCTCCCGTTCTTGCCATCTTCCATCCTCTGTCCTGCCGCGTGTCTTCCTGTCTTTCCCTTTTCTTAGGTCTTTCCTCACGAGACAACAGCGCATCTTTAGCATTCATGGACTTAGTGGCCCTGTAAAGTACGTCTGACATGGTTTTCGAGTCGTTCTTGTATAAAGAGAACAGGAACTTATCCTTTCATAACCCATTTGTGAAGGCTGCTACAAGTATTTTGTTTTCAGCCTCATCAAACGAGAACGCTTCCTTGTTAAAACGAGTTATGTAGGATCTCAGCGTCTCGACTTCTCGCTACCTAATGCTCATTAAGCATGTAGTAGACTTCTTATACCTGTGCCCCCCGATGAAGTGCGAAGTGAGCTGggcgcttagctccttgaaagtACTGATGGAGTTAGGCGTCAatcggctgaaccaaattcttgcAGGACCCTTCAACGTTATAGGGAAAgccctacacatgatctcgTCTGCTACTCCTTGAAAGTGCATCAAGGTCTTGAAAGTCTCTAAATGATCTAAAGGGTCCTTAGCTCCGTCATAGCTTTCTATTTGCGACATTTGAAACTTCTGTAGTAGGGGGAAGGAATTGATGACCGTGGTGAACGGCGAATTGGTTCAGTGGACTAGATCATCAAGGCCATTGGACACCCATCCTTTGAGGGTGTTCATCATAAAGTTCATCCATTCTTTCATCATCTGTATCTCCACGACAATGTGGGGTGGAGCCGTATTAGTGACAGATGGACGGCTCATGTCTTGTCGTTCTGGTCTGCTTGGGGCGTTACTACCTTCCAGCCCCTCTCGATCTCTTCTCTCAGCACTAGTACCTTCTTGGTCTTCCTCTTAGGTACCAATCGCTGCGTTCTTCTGTCGTAGCTGTTCTTCTAGGTCTTGATTCTGTTTGGTGACACGTTCCACTACTGCTGTAAGGGTTTGGACCTGCCTCTCCATGGCAGTGGGTCATGGCTCGTCTCTCTAAACGTTGTTAGTTATTACCATCAAGCGAGTAAGCACCATGCAACTCTTTATCTGGGAAGCGATAGTATGGCTTACAAGTTGCTAAAGTTCTTttccacagacggcaccaactgatgatgccgaaaaatcaaTAGTAAGCCACACGGTCGAAACAacacctgcacaacacaaaGAGAGAAGATCTCATAGAGAGCACCGATGTGGTGTCGGCCAAATACTCTCTGAAgatcaagttagaacttctcacaactctagagtgtcaGAGTTGGGGTGAATTATACGTACCTTGGTTAGTGaaggtattggggcttttatagtagaaaAAGGTTGACATCTCTTTCCTTGatttagaagtcttttccttataggagtccttaTGAACGTATTTTTcggaatcctttccttgtaggagtctttTTGACCAACATTAGGCGTGGGGCACAAGAAATTTCCTTATACGTATGTGTGGAGACCAAGTTAGGGTTACGTCAGAACCATCAATCTCGCTCATCCCTTCATCATTGGCGGCATCAACTTTCAATCCCCATCCTAAGTTAATTCTGTTAGCTTTGTAGACTTACTGTTTGTCACGTGTTGATAGACGCAAGACTGACAGATTGGTTTGGAACGTCGCTCTATGCCTTGTCATGGGTAAGTTccaatattacaaaattatcctTATCAGTTCATATTGTTTAGTTTTCTATAAAGAGAATCAGAGTTTGAATATCTTTTTATCACTTGTaacaattaaattcataaaaataataataaaatagttgaatatgtttattttactaaaataattATGTGCTTAGGCCATAATTATGTGCATgcgctttttttttaatcttttgtaaTCAAACATGTCCCATGATTTGTCTACGTAACTGTAGGGAATTCATGTTGGTGAAAGCTATcattatcatttattttatttatttattttgagatttaagTTTCTTAACTAACATGTTATCATTAGCATTACCAGGAAAGTGGTTGACAATGAGAATTCCTTAGAATCATCCACCGTGATTTGGCACAATCAGAATACACGTAAAAGtatcttttttatctttaactagtcgctaacttgtgcgatgcacgggattgTTTTAAATCATATGTTAACATGTTCAGGTTTAAACATTtctctaatttcaattattgaaagctAAATTGGCTCTAATATAAGATGAAACATGTAATTATGatgaaactatcaaaatattacaaataaaatcattaaaaatgagataaatacaaatattatgaagtaatatattacaataatcataatgtGCTCTTACATTTGGcttaataagtattacaaaagaactggtaaatagaataaatatacaATTGTGCTTACATCTTCAAGCTTATGCTTTTCAAGAATCTatttcctccctttcttaggctcttctcttttctcaacttcttcaaGCTACTTAATTTTTCACCAAATTAGTATCAAGTATAACACATAATTATACCAATTCATCAAAGATTTACAATGTAAAACCAAACAATCTTAAtgtcaataaatttcataataaccccaccccaactattgaattattaaaaaagttcAATATGTCTATAATCTTCATGAAAATAAGTATTCCATTGGATTTCAAAACTAACACAAGAGTCCACCTCTTGTACTTggtgaaaatgtgaaaatgtgaaTTTGGTGagccaataaaaaaattgagacttAAGATTGTTGTGTATTTAGGTGTGAGTGTATGTGCCTCGCTAGAGTTTCCCACTACTAAAAACCTCAAACTTTTTAACACTTTGAAATCACTATTCCCAAATaagtcattttaatttttgtaattaagtaaatttacaaaaaaaaaaaagtgtttttgtttttgtcttcttAACTCCAAAAAACAACGTAAGAGGCACAACGGGTTTTGGCCTTTCCAGCCTCCCTCATGTACCCTTTAGTATGTATGATTTGCCGTATTCAGTCACCAGCTCCTCCCGTGAGAACTGCCACCACTACCACCTTTGTTCTTTCCAAAGAAGGCATTCTTGGGTTTTGGGATCTCATGGATGTCCATCACCTGAATTGTTCTTTGCCTTTTGGCTTCACCAAagtaaaacacacaaacacaaacagctTCAGCATAAGTCCAAATTGATGAATCCAGTAAAATTACagtagagaagaaaagaaaataagtgaACCATTTTCAACTTCTTTGTAATCCTCTTGAAGCCTTTTTCTTGCTGAAGCCAGTTTTTCAGAGTCAACATCCTTTTGTTGATGTTCTCTTTGTCTCTGTAAAATCCCAATGAAGTGATTCAAATTCAGTTAAATAACATTCACAATCCATTTGGTtggcaagaaattaaaaatatcttgAACTTCATACTATTAGGGAGCATAATGGGAAAACTTACACCTCCCATTTAATTGagctaaactaaactatttgaTGCAATTGAGTTTAGTTTCACATATTTTGGAATCAATTCCTtcaaaaactaattttcttacTCAAAATGATAATCAACAAAACATTGGAGCTAGAGACTCTTAATTTGGTATTCATACATTTTGATGTGCTGAGGCAGATACAGGTGCTGTTCTAGGAGGAGGAGCTTCTTTCTGAGGAATAACTTTCGACTTTGGCTCGGATTCTGAATTATTCTTATCTAACCTAGAACTCCCATCTGTGCCAGCAAGTTGGATCATTCAAActccaaacaaaaacacactCACACAAAGCTCAAAAGTTGAAATTGGAATTTGATTCTACTACTCACTATGTGGATTTGGAGAGTAAGCAAAATCAGGAACCTACAAAAGAACATAATATTAGAAACCtctaaaacaaaacccattttcCAAGAGTTTTTTTCTCCCAGACAAAGAAAATTAGTTCgctcaaaaatcacaaaaataaagaacaaaacttaaatacagTTCCTTAGATGCGATATGTTACATTCCCCAATTAATTGTCCTTCAAAATATAACAATGTTTGAATTGCAATGACAAATGCAataagtgtttgaatttaacTGGGAAATCGTACAACACCTAAACAAACTGTTcctacaaaaaataaaggatttCTACAACTTGGTGATAACCATTTTGAGTAAATTTCTGCTGAGGTGAGTGTCCATCAGCtgccaacaacaacaattaccAATTTTAACTTACTTTCTATAATGCAATCTACATTTAGTTACTTACTCAAAAGAGAAActgaaattaaattcattctaGATAGTACACACAGTGTTACCCATTA
Protein-coding regions in this window:
- the LOC115952100 gene encoding probable mediator of RNA polymerase II transcription subunit 26c, with the protein product MGFVSWHFKEWKWKDIVDEWVKLNQPWEHTSSALMADGHSPQQKFTQNGYHQVPDFAYSPNPHNGSSRLDKNNSESEPKSKVIPQKEAPPPRTAPVSASAHQNRQREHQQKDVDSEKLASARKRLQEDYKEVENAKRQRTIQVMDIHEIPKPKNAFFGKNKGGSGGSSHGRSW